GAGGATGGTGTCGAAAAGGATACCACCTGACGAATTCACATTTACTAGCGTCCTGAGTGCGTGTGCAAATGCCGGGTTCTTTCTGCATGGGAAGTCTGTCCATGGGCAGTTCATTCGGTTGCAGCCAAATTTTGTTCCTGAGGCAGCTTTACCTGTTAACAATGCACTGGTGACCTTATACTCGAAGTCCGGGAAGATTTCTGTTGCTGCAAGGATATTTGACAGTATGACTTTGAAGGATGTCGTTTCTTGGAACACCATTTTGTCAGGGTATATCGAGAGCGGTTGCTTGGACAATGCAGCTAGGGTATTTAAGGAGATGCCATATAAAAGTGAGTTATCGTGGATGGTGATGGTATCAGGATATGTCCATGGAGGTCTTGCAGAAGATGCTCTGAAGCTGTTTAACCAGATGAGGTCTGAGGATATCAAGCCATGTGATTACACCTATGCTGGTGCAGTAGCTGCATGTGGTGAACTTGGGGCGTTGAAGCATGGAATGCAGCTCCACGCACATATTGTGCGGTGTGGTTTCGAGGCAAGCAATTCTGCAGGAAATGCACTACTAACCATGTATGGTAAATGTGGTGCTGTGAAAGATGCTCGTCTTGTGTTCCTTGTGATGCCCAATGTTGACTCTGTCTCATGGAATGCCATGATTGCAGCCCTTGGGCAGCATGGACACGGTAGAGAGGCACTTGACCTCTTTGACCAGATGGTTGCTAAAGGCATATATCCTGATCGGATTTCATTCCTCACAATTTTAACAGCCTGCAATCATGCTGGCTTAGTAGACGAGGGCTTTCAATATTTTGAGTCCATGAAAAGGGACTTTGGAATTAGCCCTGGAGAAGATCACTATGCTCGGCTGATAGATTTGCATGGCCGGGCTGGAAGAGTTGGAGAAGCAATGGATTTGATCAAGACGATGCCTTTTGAGCCTACCCCTGCCATTTGGGAGGCGATTCTCTCTGGCTGTCGGATTAATGGAGATACGGAACTTGGTGCTTATGCGGCAGATCAGCTCTTTGAGATGATACCGCAGCATGATGGCACATACATACTACTGTCCAACACATATTCAGCTGCTGGACGCTGGGTTGATGCTGCACGAGTAAGGAAGCTAATGCGTGATCGTGGGGTGAAGAAGGAGCCCGGATGCAGCTGGATAGAAGTTGGAAACAAGGTTCACGTGTTTGTTGTTGGTGACACAAAACATCCGGAAGCACATGAAGTCTACAAGTTCCTTGAAATGATTGGTGCTAAGATGAGAAAGCTGGGATATGTTCCTGATACAAAGTTTGTCCTGCAAGATATGGCATCCCATCAAAAGGAATACGTATTATTTGCGCATAGCGAGAAACTGGCAGTTAGTTTTGGACTTCTAAAGTTGCCTCTTGGAGCCACAGTTACGGTTCTTAAAAACTTGAGAATATGCGGCGATTGTCATACTGCGATGATGTTCATGTCACTGGCAGTTGGACGGGAGATTGTCGTTAGGGATGTTAAGCGGTTTCATCATTTCAAGGACGGAGAATGTTCATGTGGTAATTATTGGTGAATGTACGTTTTGCTTGCTGTCATGGCAGTGGACCTTCCAACAGATGCCCCTTAAGTCGAGGATTCAAAAGCCAATTCATAAACTGTAT
This region of Triticum aestivum cultivar Chinese Spring chromosome 2D, IWGSC CS RefSeq v2.1, whole genome shotgun sequence genomic DNA includes:
- the LOC123052236 gene encoding pentatricopeptide repeat-containing protein At1g25360 — translated: MPPPPLHAVASLPYQCSVLLRQLAACHSPVPASPRSFLRALRRLHARLITAELLHKPSHPHLTLRLLHLYTLSPDLATPAILFRSDPGPIAATSLVSAYAVAGRLPDAASFFDSVPLPRRDTVLHNAMISAFARASLAAPAVSVFRSLHASDSLRPDDYSFTALLSAVGHMHNLAASHCTQLHGAVLKLGAGAVLSVSNALIALYMKCDAPEVSGNARKVLDEMPVKDELSWTTIVVGYVRKGDVHAARSAFEEVDAEFDVVWNAMISGYVQSGMCAEAFELFRRMVSKRIPPDEFTFTSVLSACANAGFFLHGKSVHGQFIRLQPNFVPEAALPVNNALVTLYSKSGKISVAARIFDSMTLKDVVSWNTILSGYIESGCLDNAARVFKEMPYKSELSWMVMVSGYVHGGLAEDALKLFNQMRSEDIKPCDYTYAGAVAACGELGALKHGMQLHAHIVRCGFEASNSAGNALLTMYGKCGAVKDARLVFLVMPNVDSVSWNAMIAALGQHGHGREALDLFDQMVAKGIYPDRISFLTILTACNHAGLVDEGFQYFESMKRDFGISPGEDHYARLIDLHGRAGRVGEAMDLIKTMPFEPTPAIWEAILSGCRINGDTELGAYAADQLFEMIPQHDGTYILLSNTYSAAGRWVDAARVRKLMRDRGVKKEPGCSWIEVGNKVHVFVVGDTKHPEAHEVYKFLEMIGAKMRKLGYVPDTKFVLQDMASHQKEYVLFAHSEKLAVSFGLLKLPLGATVTVLKNLRICGDCHTAMMFMSLAVGREIVVRDVKRFHHFKDGECSCGNYW